One Salvia splendens isolate huo1 chromosome 22, SspV2, whole genome shotgun sequence DNA segment encodes these proteins:
- the LOC121786719 gene encoding uncharacterized protein LOC121786719, with protein MYIKYCASKSPLARLNSGRSSPTWRRLAAAWPLVQPNIRWIIGDGRALFWDDIWLGDRPIRDLCLDTRGDPTTRVAEFWMNGKWDGAKVGTTCNQTGMPPHVAEAIMSTPILPDSPDVPRWTLSRGGNFSLSSAWDSNRARRPRISALGDIWHGSISTTISVFMWRLISSRIPVDAKLQWRNISLASKCQCCPRQPGLESIQHLFINGQGASMVWKLFDEWFDGASHPLRPSDSIPSRLEAWAKRINRSTKDHMARTLPCIILWYLWAERNNSRHNGVCFRAYNVVWQVKLYVQKLVESGRAWAKHFKDVRFEGLTLPPPPRPKEPTRRAVAIKWQPPDAPWLKLNVMGRYDATTDRANGGGIIRDHLGNMVGAFYTPIGAHSELEAELEIIHRGMAFAERRGAFIWVESSSHQARAAIESRDWGPAACRHTMV; from the coding sequence ATGTATATCAAATACTGTGCCTCAAAATCACCTTTGGCTCGACTGAACTCGGGTAGGAGCAGCCCGACGTGGCGACGACTCGCGGCTGCTTGGCCCCTGGTCCAGCCTAACATCCGTTGGATCATTGGTGATGGACGAGCCCTGTTTTGGGACGACATCTGGCTCGGGGATAGGCCAATCAGAGATCTTTGCTTAGACACAAGGGGTGATCCCACGACAAGGGTTGCAGAGTTTTGGATGAATGGAAAGTGGGATGGGGCTAAGGTTGGCACCACATGCAACCAAACGGGTATGCCGCCTCACGTGGCTGAGGCCATCATGAGCACCCCTATCCTCCCTGACAGCCCCGATGTCCCGAGGTGGACTTTGTCTCGAGGAGGAAATTTCTCTCTGTCCTCGGCATGGGATTCTAACAGGGCTAGGCGGCCCCGTATCTCGGCTCTTGGAGACATCTGGCACGGTAGCATCTCAACAACAATCTCGGTTTTCATGTGGAGACTTATTTCGAGTAGAATACCGGTTGACGCAAAACTACAATGGAGGAACATCTCCTTGGCATCTAAATGCCAATGTTGTCCTAGGCAGCCGGGGTTGGAATCCATTCAACACCTTTTTATTAATGGACAAGGGGCgagcatggtttggaagcttttTGATGAATGGTTTGATGGTGCGAGCCATCCCCTTCGGCCATCAGACTCCATTCCATCTAGACTCGAAGCTTGGGCTAAGAGAATCAACCGGTCCACAAAGGACCACATGGCTCGGACCCTTCCTTGCATCATCCTTTGGTATTTGTGGGCGGAGAGGAACAATAGCCGACATAATGGGGTTTGCTTTAGGGCTTATAACGTGGTATGGCAAGTCAAGCTATATGTCCAGAAACTGGTGGAAAGTGGGCGAGCATGGGCGAAGCACTTCAAGGATGTCCGTTTTGAAGGGTTAAcactcccccccccccctcggCCGAAGGAACCAACAAGAAGGGCCGTGGCTATCAAATGGCAACCCCCGGATGCTCCATGGCTCAAGTTAAACGTCATGGGCAGATACGATGCGACAACGGACAGAGCCAATGGAGGTGGGATCATCCGAGACCATCTCGGTAATATGGTGGGGGCTTTCTATACGCCGATTGGTGCACACTCCGAGCTAGAGGCCGAGCTCGAAATCATTCACCGAGGTATGGCATTTGCCGAGAGGCGAGGCGCATTCATCTGGGTAGAGTCAAGTTCACATCAAGCTAGGGCAGCTATTGAGTCAAGGGATTGGGGACCGGCAGCATGTCGTCACACAATGGTATGA